Sequence from the Heliomicrobium undosum genome:
GAAATGGGCCTGGCGCTATTGGATGTGGCCGATGTGATTCGTCCGTATCCGCAAGTCATTGATTATTTACAACATGTAAAAGATGAAACCTTTTTGGATGAACTGGTTGCTTTTGATGGCGGGCAGAAATCCCGAGACGCTATCGACGCCTATCTCAACAAATACGGAATGCGTTGCAGCGGGGAGATCGATATTACGAAACCTCGTTGGAGTGAAAAACCAACTACCCTTGTTCCCATGATTCTCAGTAACATCAAAAACTTTGCGCCGAATGCCGGCAAGCGGAAATTTGAGCAAGGTCGACTGGAAGCGTTGAAAAAAGAACAAGAGGTATTGGATCGATTGAAGCAATTACCGGATGGCGAGCAAAAAGCCAAAGAGACAAAACAGATGATCGACCGAGTCCGGAATTTCATCGGGTATCGTGAATATCCAAAATACGGCATGGTGAATCGCTACTTCCTTTATAAGCAGTCTTTGCTGAAAGAAGCCGAACAACTGGTACAAGCCAACGTCATTCATGAAAAAGAAGATATTTACTATCTCACTTTTGAAGAACTTCGCGAAGTCGTACGCACGAATGACCTGGATTACAACATTATCTGCAAACGAAAAGAGGAGTACAAATTATATGAAAAACTGACTCCCCCGCGTGTGCTCACCTCTGATGGCGAGATCATTGCAGGTGAGTACAAACGAGAAAATCTCCCAGCCGGAGCAATTGTCGGTCTAGCTGTTTCTTCTGGCGTGATCGAGGGAAGGGCGCGTGTCATCCTAAACATGGAAGATGCTGATCTCGAAGATGGAGATATACTCGTCACCGCCTTTACCGACCCCAGTTGGACACCATTGTTTGTATCCATAAAAGGTCTCGTCACCGAAGTGGGGGGACTGATGACCCACGGTGCAGTGATCGCACGCGAATATGGCTTGCCGGCCGTTGTCGGCGTAGAAAACGCCACGAAACGGATCAAAGACGGGCAACGAATTCGCGTGCATGGAACAGAAGGGTATGTAGAAATCCTATAATGGGGAAGAACCATACCGGAGGATAACAATTTGAAAACAGTAGAATGGTACCGGAACGCGAAACCCGGCGAAATGATTACTTTCGGCGCTTATTCGCAGACGGGGGAAGGTGCGGACAGAACGCCGATAAAGTGGCGAGTGCTGCAAAATTCAGGGAGTGAGCTGTTCATTTTAAGCGAGTATATTTTGGACTGCAAGCAGTATCATAGCAAGTATATAGATATTTCCTGGCGTGACTCTGATTTGCGGAAGTGGCTGAACGATGCGTTTTATAACGTCGCGTTCAATGATTCAGAGAAGAGATGTATCAAGACTACACATTGCACGGACAATGGAGATAATAGTCCGGACACTGAGGACAAAGTTTTTTTGCTCAGCCAATCGGAAGTAAGAGAACTCACCGATAAATTTGTTGAAAGTCCTTTCAGTGTAAAGCGTCGTGCAATCGGCACAGAGTTTGCGAAAGCGAAGAAAAGTGATGGCTGCCACTTGTATGTGTACGATAAAACTGACAAACGCAATTATTTAATTGAAAACGAAAAGGAATGCGGCTGTTCCTGGTGGTGGTTGAGAACCCAAGGGAATCAACCCACCCGGGCATTTTTTGTTGGCCCTCGTAGCAGTGTGCGAAGTTATGGGGAGGTAACCCTGACTCGTGATGGTGTTCGCCCTGCACTAAAAATTAATGTTTAAATGGGAAGGCCAAAAATGTATAAAGAGAAAGCAATGGAAGAGATGAAGCACATTAACCAACGGCAGGGCAAAAGCCCTGTTTTTTTGTTACTATTATACGAAAGATTAATGTTGCGGTAATACCGAAAGCTTCCCCGAACGCAATTGACTCGACCCTTAGGGTGGGGTTTATAATGACCTTGAAGGTGGGATAACGGTGAAAAATCGAATAAAAATCAGCGATTTTGTGAAGTTGACTGGAAGTACA
This genomic interval carries:
- a CDS encoding DUF6273 domain-containing protein, which gives rise to MKTVEWYRNAKPGEMITFGAYSQTGEGADRTPIKWRVLQNSGSELFILSEYILDCKQYHSKYIDISWRDSDLRKWLNDAFYNVAFNDSEKRCIKTTHCTDNGDNSPDTEDKVFLLSQSEVRELTDKFVESPFSVKRRAIGTEFAKAKKSDGCHLYVYDKTDKRNYLIENEKECGCSWWWLRTQGNQPTRAFFVGPRSSVRSYGEVTLTRDGVRPALKINV